The following nucleotide sequence is from Paenibacillus odorifer.
CTAACTCTGCATATCCGGAGAAAGCGATGGAGTTCCTGAACCTGCTCAACACCGATCCGGTGCTACGCAACATGATTGACTCCGGAATCGAAGGCGTGCACTACGAGAAGACTGGTGAGAATTCCATGAAGAACCTGGATGAATCCAAGAACTATGACATGCCAACCTTCTCGCTGGGCAATATCATGATCAACTATTTGAACGAGGGTGACCCTGAGAACAAATGGGAAGAGTTCAAAAAGTTTAATGAATCCGGTGTAAATGCACCGCTGCTTGGTTTTAACTTCGACACTTCCAAGGTGACCACTGAAATCGCTGCGGTTCAGAACGTAAAAGAAGAATACTGGTCACCACTAATGACTGGAACCGTTGATCCTGACGAGTATCTACCGAAAGCTATTGAGAAATTCAAGGCAGCTGGTTTGGACAAAATTATCGCTGAAGCGCAATCGCAAATTGATGCCTGGAAAGCGTCCAACAACAAGTAAAACATCAACGTAAGAGAAGATCGGGGCAGGGGCGTGGCCTCTGGACCCGGTCTTTTTTTGAAATATAAGGACATACAGGAGGGATCTAAGTGTGAAGACAATCAGCGGATTTATAAAAAATATTATGAATAACAAGATTATGCTGCTCATGGTTTTACCAGGTGCGCTTTGGTTTCTCTTTTTCTCTTACCTGCCGATGATAGGGACGATTATTGCTTTCAAGGAATACCGCTTTAGCCGCGACGGCTTCTGGGCGAGTATTATCAACAGCAAATGGGTGGGGCTAGACAACTTCAAGTTTTTGTTCACCACCAATGACGCGTACATCATTACCCGCAACACCTTGCTCTACAATGGAGCGTTTATCCTGCTTGGCTTGATCTTGTCGGTTCTGATGGCGATTGTGCTGTCCGAGATTGTGAACAAGAAGCTGGCCAAAGTGTATCAGACCGGCATGTTCCTGCCCTACTTCCTGTCATGGGTCGTTGTCGGCTATTTTGCATTTAGTTTCCTGAGCTCCGAACGCGGGATGCTGAACCAGATCATGGGCTTTTTTGGCGCAGAGTCAATTCAGTGGTATTCGGAAAAAGCCTACTGGCCGTTCATCCTGATCTTAGTCTATCTGTGGAAAGCGGTTGGTTACAACAGCGTAGTTTATCTCGCAGCTATTATGGGGATCGACAAGTCGCTGTATGAAGCGGCGATGATCGACGGAGCTAGTAAGTTCCAACAGATTCGCAATATTACACTGCCGTTGCTGAGTCCGATTATTACGATCATGACCCTGCTGGCCATCGGTAAAATCTTCTACGCCGACTTCGGTCTCTTTTACCAGGTGCCTCGTAATTCCGGTACGCTCTACAGTGTCACGAATGTTATTGATACCTATGTCTATCAAGGCCTCAAAACAACAGGTGAGATTGGTATGAGCACTGCCGCAGGTCTGTATCAATCGGTTGTCGGCTTTACGCTAGTCATGACCTCCAACTATATTGTCCGCAAATACAACAAGGATAGCGCTTTGTTCTAGAACCTCATGAAAGGAGTGGGCCATATGTCTTCCATTACTAAGACTAAAAAAGAACGTGATTTCCACCATCTCTCAACGCCCTGGAATATCACTTTTAATCTGATAGCCGGCATCTTTGCGTTTCTGTGCGTGTTTCCGTTTCTGTTCGTCGTGATCATCTCCTTCACCGATGAGGTGGCGCTGGCGCGGGATGGCTATAAGCTGATTCCGGCAAAATGGAGTCTCGGCGCATACCGTTATGTGTTTGAATCCGGAGATATGCTGCTGCGTTCCTATGGTGTGACGATTTTTGTAACGGTGATCGGGACGATCATCAGCCTTTTGTTTATCGCTTTTTATGCGTATGCCATTTCCCGGAAAAGCTTCCGTTACCGCAATTTTTTCTCGTTCTTCGCGTTTTTTACCATGCTGTTCAACGGTGGACTTGTGCCGACTTATATTATCGTTACGCAGTTTCTAAGCCTGAAGGATACGATCTGGGCGCTGATTTTGCCGCTGGCGGTGAATGCTTTTTACATTATGATTCTGCGCACCTTCTACAGCACGAGTGTGCCTGATGCCATAATCGAATCCGGCAAAATCGACGGGGCGGGCGAGTTCCGTATCTTCCTGAAATTGGTACTGCCTTTATCACTGCCCGGTCTGGCTACGATTGCCTTGTTCAGCACCCTCGGCTATTGGAATGACTGGTTCAATGCGCTGCTGTACATCGACAACCCGAATTTAGTCCCGCTGCAATCGATGCTGATGCGGATCGAGACCAGTATGCAGTTTATTTTACAGAACTCCCAGAACAGTTCGCTAAGTCTGGAAGCTCTTCGCTCCATGCCGCAGGATACATCGCGGATGGCGATGGTCGTGCTGGCGACAGGGCCGATTATTTTTGCTTATCCGTTCTTCCAGCGTTATTTCATTCAAGGTCTTACTGTAGGGGCTGTTAAAGAATGAGTTATACAAACCCGAATTTACCTGCTGAAGAACGGGCGGAGCATCTGCTCGGACTGATGACTTTGGAAGAGAAGGCCGGCCAGCTGATTCAGCCTTTCGGCTGGCAGGCCTATGAACATAGAGACGGTAAGATGACCTTGACAGAAAGCTTCAAGGAGAAGGTTGCGGGGGGCGGCGTGGGCTCGCTTTACGGGATGTTGCGCGCTGACCCGTGGACCGGTGTGACGCTGGCCACTGGCCTGTCTCCGCGTGAAGGTGCGGAAGCGGTGAATACGCTCCAGCGGTATGTGCTGGAGCATTCGCGGCTGGGCATTCCGGTATTGATCGGCGAGGAGTGCTCGCATGGCCACATGGCGATCGGGGCCACCGTATTCCCGGTGCCCCTGTCGCTGGGCAGCTCATGGAATGTGGAGCTGTATCGTGAGGTCTGCCGCGCCGTAGCGCTGGAGACACGCAGTCAGGGCGGCGCGGTTACGTACTCGCCGGTGCTGGATGTGGTGCGCGATCCCCGCTGGGGCCGCACCGAGGAGTGCTTCGGCGAGGACGCTTACCTGATCAGCGAGATGGCGGTTGCGGCCGTTGAAGGTCTGCAGGGGGAATTCTTGCAGAGCGGCGGCAGCGTGGGGGCTACGCTGAAGCATTTTGTGGGATACGGCAGCTCAGAAGGCGGCCGGAATGCCGGACCTGTGCACATGGGCTGGCGTGAACTGCTGGAAGTGGATCTGCTGCCTTTCAAAAAAGCGGTCGAAGCGGGTGCAGTCTCCATTATGCCTGCTTATAACGAAATAGACGGCGTGCCTTGCACGACAAATACAGAGCTACTAGAGGATATACTCCGCGAAGCATGGGGGTTTGAGGGTCTAATCATTACCGACTGCGGAGCTATCGAGATGCTGGCCTCTGGGCATGATGTGGCTGAAGATGGCATGGATGCAGCTGTGCAGTCACTGGAAGCCGGCATCGACATGGAGATGTCCGGGGAAATGTACGGCAAATACCTGGTGGCCGCCGTTCGTGAAGGCAAGCTGGACCTGGCACTGCTAGATCGTGCGGTCCGCCGCGTGCTGACGCTCAAGTTCAGGCTGGGCCTGTTCGAGCAGCCATACGCTGATCCTGATGCGGCTGAACGCGTCATCGGCAGCAAAGCGCATCAAGATCTGGCCCGGCAAGTGGCGGGCGAGAGCATCATCCTGCTGAAAAATGAAGCAGGTGTGCTGCCATTGTCCAAGACCGCCGGCACGATCGCCGTCATTGGCCCTAACGCCGATGCCGGGTATAACCAGCTCGGCGATTATACCTCACCGCAGCCTCCGGCTAAGGTAGCGACCGTGCTCAGCGGCATCCGCAGCAAGCTGGCTGCAGAGCCGGAGCGGGTGCTCTATGCACCGGGCTGCCGGATCAAAGGCGATTCGCGCGAAGGTTTTGAAGCCGCGCTCGCTTGTGCAGAGCAGGCCGATACCGTTGTTATGGTCGTCGGCGGCTCCAGTGCACGCGATTTCGGGGAAGGCAGTATTGATCTCAAGACAGGCGCGTCCAAGGTGACGGAGAATGCCTGGAATGATATGGACTGCGGCGAAGGCATTGACCGGGTGACATTGACCCTGTCGGGAGTGCAGCTGGAACTGATCCAGCGGGTTCATCAGCTCGGCAAACCTGTGATCGTCGTTTATATTAACGGCCGTCCGGTGAGTGAGCCATGGATTGACGAGCATGCACATGCCATTCTGGAAGCCTGGTATCCAGGCCAAGAAGGCGGGCACGCTGTTGCGGATATCCTGTTCGGCGATGTGAACCCGTCCGGGAAGCTGACTGTATCCGTGCCGAAGCATGTGGGCCAGCTCCCGGTCTATTACAACGGCAAACGTTCCCGTGGCAAAAGATATCTGGAGGCCGATTCCCAGCCTCAATATCCGTTCGGCTTCGGGCTTAGCTACACTGAATTTGCGTACTCCGGGTTGAAGGTGGAGCCGGAAGTAATTGCGGCTGGGGAGACGGCTACAGTTTCCGTGGACGTTCAGAATACAGGAGACCGTGAGGGCGCAGAGGTGGTGCAACTGTACATTTCCGATGTCGCCAGTAAGGTCACCCGTCCCGCGAGGGAATTGAAGGCTTTTGACAAAATTAAGTTGGCTCCGGGTGAGAAGCAAACCGTGTTGTTCACGGTAGGACCGGAGCAATTGCAATATATCGGACCGGATTTAAGACCTGTTGTAGAGCCAGGAGCCTTTAAAGTGCTAGTGGGTAAGCATGTGAATGATACACTGAGCACCGATTTGACGGTGAGGGGGTAAAGACATGGAACGCATTAAACGCTTCATCCGCGAGCTCTCCGAGCAGCAATGGTTAGAGGTGGAGGAATTGCGCGATTGGGAGATTATGTCCTCGGTGTATCAATTGCCGGGACAGTATGACAAGCTGCAGCCTTACAAGGACGGCAGCAATTATGATCTGTTCCCGAGTGTGCAAGGAACGACCTATTTCTTCCGCCGTACTTTGGA
It contains:
- a CDS encoding ABC transporter permease, coding for MNNKIMLLMVLPGALWFLFFSYLPMIGTIIAFKEYRFSRDGFWASIINSKWVGLDNFKFLFTTNDAYIITRNTLLYNGAFILLGLILSVLMAIVLSEIVNKKLAKVYQTGMFLPYFLSWVVVGYFAFSFLSSERGMLNQIMGFFGAESIQWYSEKAYWPFILILVYLWKAVGYNSVVYLAAIMGIDKSLYEAAMIDGASKFQQIRNITLPLLSPIITIMTLLAIGKIFYADFGLFYQVPRNSGTLYSVTNVIDTYVYQGLKTTGEIGMSTAAGLYQSVVGFTLVMTSNYIVRKYNKDSALF
- a CDS encoding carbohydrate ABC transporter permease codes for the protein MSSITKTKKERDFHHLSTPWNITFNLIAGIFAFLCVFPFLFVVIISFTDEVALARDGYKLIPAKWSLGAYRYVFESGDMLLRSYGVTIFVTVIGTIISLLFIAFYAYAISRKSFRYRNFFSFFAFFTMLFNGGLVPTYIIVTQFLSLKDTIWALILPLAVNAFYIMILRTFYSTSVPDAIIESGKIDGAGEFRIFLKLVLPLSLPGLATIALFSTLGYWNDWFNALLYIDNPNLVPLQSMLMRIETSMQFILQNSQNSSLSLEALRSMPQDTSRMAMVVLATGPIIFAYPFFQRYFIQGLTVGAVKE
- a CDS encoding glycoside hydrolase family 3 N-terminal domain-containing protein — protein: MSYTNPNLPAEERAEHLLGLMTLEEKAGQLIQPFGWQAYEHRDGKMTLTESFKEKVAGGGVGSLYGMLRADPWTGVTLATGLSPREGAEAVNTLQRYVLEHSRLGIPVLIGEECSHGHMAIGATVFPVPLSLGSSWNVELYREVCRAVALETRSQGGAVTYSPVLDVVRDPRWGRTEECFGEDAYLISEMAVAAVEGLQGEFLQSGGSVGATLKHFVGYGSSEGGRNAGPVHMGWRELLEVDLLPFKKAVEAGAVSIMPAYNEIDGVPCTTNTELLEDILREAWGFEGLIITDCGAIEMLASGHDVAEDGMDAAVQSLEAGIDMEMSGEMYGKYLVAAVREGKLDLALLDRAVRRVLTLKFRLGLFEQPYADPDAAERVIGSKAHQDLARQVAGESIILLKNEAGVLPLSKTAGTIAVIGPNADAGYNQLGDYTSPQPPAKVATVLSGIRSKLAAEPERVLYAPGCRIKGDSREGFEAALACAEQADTVVMVVGGSSARDFGEGSIDLKTGASKVTENAWNDMDCGEGIDRVTLTLSGVQLELIQRVHQLGKPVIVVYINGRPVSEPWIDEHAHAILEAWYPGQEGGHAVADILFGDVNPSGKLTVSVPKHVGQLPVYYNGKRSRGKRYLEADSQPQYPFGFGLSYTEFAYSGLKVEPEVIAAGETATVSVDVQNTGDREGAEVVQLYISDVASKVTRPARELKAFDKIKLAPGEKQTVLFTVGPEQLQYIGPDLRPVVEPGAFKVLVGKHVNDTLSTDLTVRG